Below is a genomic region from Rouxiella chamberiensis.
ATTCTGCTCGCGGATATTGCCGTTGCCCAGTTGTTTCAGATAATCGTCGGTCAGGGGATGGTCTTCCGTGCCGTACATGCCGAGAATGCGCACCTTGGCAAACAGGAAATCCTGCGAAGACTGCACCACGATGTGCGGCATTTGATTGGCGCGGTTTCGTGCATCGGAAAGTCGGCTGTCTGGCAGCGGGTGAGTCAGCAGCATTTCCGGCGGCTTGCTGGAATAGCGCGACTGGTCGGCCAGCTTTTGCAGGAAGTTCGGCATGGATTCGGGGTCAAAACCGCTGCGTTGCAGCACCTGAAGCCCGATGCGGTCGGCTTCTTCTTCATTGCCGCGGCTAAAGCTGATGAGGCCCTGCTGGGTGCCGGCCAGCGTGCCGGTGAGTCCGGCCATGCCCGCTTCCGGACTCGCCATCGCCAGCAAAATGGAACCTAATACGCCGACCCAGGTCAGAGGAGAATTGCGTTTCTGGTCTTCCATCGCGCGGGCCAGGTGACGCTGGGTTACGTGGGAAATTTCGTGCGCCAGCACGGAGGCCAGCTGGCTTTCGTTATCGGCAAAACGGAATATCGCCGAGTGCAGCACCACGTTGCCACCAAAGAAGGCAAACGCGTTGAGCTGATCGTTGTTGACGATGAAAAAATGGAACGGGAAACGCACGGAGTAGGCGTGGGCGACCAGCCGATTGCCGAGCTGGTTGATGTATTCGTTGAGCAGAGGATCGCTGATAAGCGGGGCGCTGCCGCGCAACTGACGCACATAGAAATCGCCCATTTGCGGTTCCTGATCGATAGTCAGGGTGCCGCCCGCCGTGGTGCCCATATCGGGAAGCTGATCGGCGGGGTCGGCGTGGGCCGCGAGCGGAAAACCGGTCGCGAGCGTGGAGACCAGCAAACCGCACGCCGTCAGGCGCGTTGCCATCTTGCTCAACTTCAGTTTTAAGCGCATTGCCATAAATACCTTTGTTAAACATGGGTGAAAGTGTTGGCAAAAAACCTGTCGTCGGTCATCCGTGATAAGGTTTCGACCACAGGCAGATTCGAAAAGGCCGTATCACGTCTTGTACTGAAGAACGTAAGTTTATTCAAGCGTGACAATGCTGGCACCCCTCAGCCTGATATATCTGCGACAACTGCGTCAGCGATAGGGTAATGGATTTTAGGAGTTAATACTGATGCTCGACATGTTATTGCAATGGTACCGTCGCCGATTTACCGACCCCGAAGCCATCGCGCTGCTGGCGATTCTGGTGGCCGGTTTTTGTATCCTCTATTTCTTCAACGGCATACTGGCCCCGCTGCTGGTCGCTATCGTGCTGGCTTATCTGCTGGAATGGCCGACCGTGCGGTTGCAGCATCTGGGCTGCTCGCGCACGCTCGCCGTGTGTATTGTGCTGACGATTTTTACCGGCATCGTGATGCTGCTGGTGTTCGTGGTTGCCCCGCTAACCTGGCAGCAGGGCGTGAATCTGCTGGCTGACCTGCCGAGCATGCTCAACCGGGTTTATGCACTGGCCGCGACGTTGCCGAAACGCTATCCGGCGCTGGTCGATGCGGGCATTCTCGACATGATGACCGACAACCTGCGCGCCAAGATTTCAGGCGTTGGCGAGTCGGTGGTGAAATACTCCCTCGCGTCACTGGTGGGCCTGTTAACGCTGGCGATTTACCTGATTATTGTCCCGCTGATGGTGTTCTTTCTGCTCAAGGATAAAAACCAGATGCTGAGCGCCGTCCGTCGCGTGCTGCCGAGAGAGCGCGGTCTGGCAGGGCTGGTCTGGACCGAAATGAATCAGCAGATAACCAACTATATTCGCGGCAAGGTACTTGAGATGATAGTCGTCGGCATCGCGACTTATCTGGTGTTTCTGTTTATGGGGATGCGCTATTCGCTGCTGCTGGCCGTGCTGGTCGGCGTTTCCGTGCTTATTCCGTATATCGGCGCGATGCTGGTTACCCTTCCGGTCGTGATGGTCGCGCTGTTCCAGTGGGGAGTCGGACCCGATTTCTGGACGCTTATCATTGCCTATCTGGTGGTGCAGGGGCTTGACGGCAATTTGCTGGTGCCGCTGCTGTTTTCGGAGGCGGTCAATCTGCACCCGCTGGTTATCATTCTTGCCGTGGTGATTTTTGGCGGTCTGTGGGGATTCTGGGGAGTATTTTTTGCCATTCCGCTGGCAACGCTTGTGAAGGCGGTGTACCACGCCTGGCCTGACGAGCTACAGAACGAGACGGTGAATATCGAGAATAAGGAGTAAGGTTTTCCCCTCGCTCACGCGCGCGGCGGGCGAGGGGAAAATGCGCCGGAGGATTATTGTCCGGTCACATAGGCCAGCACGATGTCGTGGTGGTTGCTGGTTTTAAAGTCATCGAAGACTTTTTCAACTTTGCCATCGCCGTCGAGCAGGAAGCTGATGCGGTGAATGCCGTCATAGGTTTTCCCCATAAAGGATTTCTCACCCCAGATGCCGAAGGCTTCACATACCTTGTGGTCCTCATCGGACAGCAGGGTGAAATTCAACAGCTCTTTCTCGGCAAATTTCGACAGTTTTTCGGGTTTATCGGTGCTGATTCCCAGCACTTCAACCCCGGCTTCCTTCAACTGATCCATGTTGTCACGCAGGCCGCAGGCTTGAACGGTACAGCCTGGCGTCATGGCCTTCGGGTAAAAATAGACCAGGACTCTCTGTCCCTGGAAGTCGGCCAGATTAATCTGTTCACCGTCTTGATCCGGCAAACTAAATTGCGGCGCAGTATCTCCGGCTTTCAGTGGGCTCATTGTTATTCTCCAGAATTTTTATTACTGAGGTTTATCTTCAGGCTGAGTAGAACTGACGACGTTAATACTGCCCTGTGCGTTCAATTCTGTACATAGCTTATGAAACGCTTGCTCGATAATTGCCGCATCATTATTAGCCGGGCTGTGCGCGGTAATCTGGATGGAAAGTTGCGCATCGCGCGTCGCGTCGCGGGGCGTGGTTTTCGAGGCCAGTTCGGCAATGTTCATCTGGTGGCTATCGAACAGATCGGTGAAGCGTTCAATCAGGTGCGGCGAGTCTTTCACCTCGACCTTGACCCACACGGTCGCGGGCATCGCCGGGCGTTCGTGTGCGGTCGTGCGTTTCATCACGATCAGCAGTTCAAGCTCGGCGCCCTTGAGCGGCAGGGTAGACTCGATAAGCGCAATGTTATTCCAGCTTCCCGAGAGGAACATGATAAAGGTAAATTCCTCGCCCAGCATGGCAAGACGGCTGTCTTCGATATTACAACCGCAGCTGCTCACCTGACGGGTAATGGTATTGACGATACCCGGCCTGTCGGCACCCAGCGCGGTAATCACCAGATAATGTTGTTGTTGTGGTTGTGACAAAATAGCCCTTCCTGTCATGCCCTGTTGTGAGACTTACTATCGCAGACATGAAAACTATCGCAAACAGAAAAACCATTTCAACTGCAAAAACCCCGCATAGGGTAAAAACCCGCATGAAATTGAAAATGGCAGGGCGGTAAATTGGCGGTATACAGAAAAAAACGGGTTGGCGGGCGCTTACGTCACGTTGTTTGCTTGCTTTGCCCAGGTGTCAAAAGTACCATGAGTCACCTGTTTGTGGAGGGGAAGATCAATGTTTACGGGAAGTATTGTTGCTCTGGTTACGCCGATGGACGACAAGGGTGCCGTCGATCGCGCGAGTCTGAAAAAACTGATTGATTATCATGTGTCCAGTGGTACTGCGGCGATCGTTTCCGTGGGCACGACCGGCGAGTCTGCAACCTTGAGCCATGACGAGCACGCTGACGTGGTCATGCAGACCCTTGATCTGGCCGATGGCCGCATCCCTATCATTGCAGGGACAGGCGCAAACGCTACCGCAGAAGCGATAGCGCTGACGCAACGTTTTGAAAATTCTGGTGTTGTAGGCTGCCTTACGGTCACGCCTTATTACAACCGTCCTACTCAGGAAGGGGTTTACCAGCACTTCAAAGCCATCGCCGAAAGCACTGCACTGCCGCAAATTCTTTACAACGTACCGTCTCGTACCGGCTGCGATATGCTGCCTGCGACCATCGCGCGTTTGGCAAAATTAAAAAATATTGTTGCCTGCAAAGAGGCAACAGGGAACTTAAGTCGCGTTAGCCAGATCCAAGTGCTGGTTGAAGATGAAGATTTCATTCTGTTGAGCGGTGACGACTTTACAGGACTGGACTTCATGCAACTGGGTGGCAAGGGGGTTATCTCCGTGACCGCCAATATCGCGGCGGCCGAAATGGTCGAACTTTGCCGTCTGGCAGCGGAAGGCAACTTTGCCGAAGCGCGCCGTTTAAATCAGCGCTTGATGCCGTTGCATCAGCATTTGTTTGTAGAAGCAAACCCAATCCCTGTGAAATGGGCCTGCAAGGCGCTGGGATTGATAGCAACCGATACAGTGCGTCTGCCAATGACGCCGCTGACCGATGCTGCTCGTCCGATAGTGGAAGATGCACTAAACAAGGCCGGTTTGCTATAACCCTCTGTTGCCGGCACGTGTGTGCCTACAACGCAGGGGATATTACTTTTAGGGATAATTGATGAGCTATTCATTAACAAAACCACGTTTTCAAAAATCGACGGTAGCAAAAGTTGTGGGACTTTCCCTGATTATGCTGCTTGCAGCCTGCTCCAACGATTCACGCTACAAGCGCCAGGTCAGCGGCGATGAAGCCTATCTTGAAGCTGCGCCGCTGAAAGAGCTCAAAACCCCGGAAGGCATGATTCTGCCTCTGCAAAACGGAACCTACGATGTTCCTCCTTCCAGTGCCAAAGGCGCGGTAGGCAAGGCATTGGATATTCGTCCTCCTATGCAGCCTCTGGCGCTGGTTAACGGTTCCCGTGCACAGTACAGCGCAGACACCGGCACCGTGATGCTTGAAAACAGCGCGCAGAACAGCAATCTGTGGTCGCACGTGGTCACCATCGTTCAGCAGAAGCGGCTACAAGATTGCCAGCCGCGATGACGCGAACCAGACGCTGACCACCGACATGGTGCAGTGGAACCGTGCCGATGAAGACTTCCAGTACGAAGGCCGTTACCAGATTAGCGTGAAATCGCAGGGTTATCAGACTGCGCTGACGGTGAAAACCCTTGAGCTGAAGCAGCAGGGCAAAACCGTCACGACCGCCGCCGAGC
It encodes:
- a CDS encoding glycine cleavage system transcriptional repressor, whose amino-acid sequence is MTGRAILSQPQQQHYLVITALGADRPGIVNTITRQVSSCGCNIEDSRLAMLGEEFTFIMFLSGSWNNIALIESTLPLKGAELELLIVMKRTTAHERPAMPATVWVKVEVKDSPHLIERFTDLFDSHQMNIAELASKTTPRDATRDAQLSIQITAHSPANNDAAIIEQAFHKLCTELNAQGSINVVSSTQPEDKPQ
- the bcp gene encoding thioredoxin-dependent thiol peroxidase yields the protein MSPLKAGDTAPQFSLPDQDGEQINLADFQGQRVLVYFYPKAMTPGCTVQACGLRDNMDQLKEAGVEVLGISTDKPEKLSKFAEKELLNFTLLSDEDHKVCEAFGIWGEKSFMGKTYDGIHRISFLLDGDGKVEKVFDDFKTSNHHDIVLAYVTGQ
- a CDS encoding M48 family metallopeptidase; this translates as MATRLTACGLLVSTLATGFPLAAHADPADQLPDMGTTAGGTLTIDQEPQMGDFYVRQLRGSAPLISDPLLNEYINQLGNRLVAHAYSVRFPFHFFIVNNDQLNAFAFFGGNVVLHSAIFRFADNESQLASVLAHEISHVTQRHLARAMEDQKRNSPLTWVGVLGSILLAMASPEAGMAGLTGTLAGTQQGLISFSRGNEEEADRIGLQVLQRSGFDPESMPNFLQKLADQSRYSSKPPEMLLTHPLPDSRLSDARNRANQMPHIVVQSSQDFLFAKVRILGMYGTEDHPLTDDYLKQLGNGNIREQNAAQYGRAIQFYRAKSYTQARNILEPMLAREPGNVWYLDLLTDIDIDQKRAPQAIARLEKANAATSKDAVLQLNMANAYIEGNELAKASRLLYRYTYAHPDDPNGWDLLTQSVAQQGLRPQELAARAESMALVGRLDQSISMLSSASDQSKLGSLDQARYDARIDQLRQLQKRFQQYVKG
- a CDS encoding AI-2E family transporter, with product MLDMLLQWYRRRFTDPEAIALLAILVAGFCILYFFNGILAPLLVAIVLAYLLEWPTVRLQHLGCSRTLAVCIVLTIFTGIVMLLVFVVAPLTWQQGVNLLADLPSMLNRVYALAATLPKRYPALVDAGILDMMTDNLRAKISGVGESVVKYSLASLVGLLTLAIYLIIVPLMVFFLLKDKNQMLSAVRRVLPRERGLAGLVWTEMNQQITNYIRGKVLEMIVVGIATYLVFLFMGMRYSLLLAVLVGVSVLIPYIGAMLVTLPVVMVALFQWGVGPDFWTLIIAYLVVQGLDGNLLVPLLFSEAVNLHPLVIILAVVIFGGLWGFWGVFFAIPLATLVKAVYHAWPDELQNETVNIENKE
- the dapA gene encoding 4-hydroxy-tetrahydrodipicolinate synthase, with the protein product MFTGSIVALVTPMDDKGAVDRASLKKLIDYHVSSGTAAIVSVGTTGESATLSHDEHADVVMQTLDLADGRIPIIAGTGANATAEAIALTQRFENSGVVGCLTVTPYYNRPTQEGVYQHFKAIAESTALPQILYNVPSRTGCDMLPATIARLAKLKNIVACKEATGNLSRVSQIQVLVEDEDFILLSGDDFTGLDFMQLGGKGVISVTANIAAAEMVELCRLAAEGNFAEARRLNQRLMPLHQHLFVEANPIPVKWACKALGLIATDTVRLPMTPLTDAARPIVEDALNKAGLL